The following coding sequences lie in one Apium graveolens cultivar Ventura chromosome 1, ASM990537v1, whole genome shotgun sequence genomic window:
- the LOC141660201 gene encoding uncharacterized protein LOC141660201 translates to MGDLDTVCCLCGDIGFPDKLFRCSKCHNRFQHSYCSSFYRESSQPIEECDWCQSAENSSNSSNNRSSSKKAMSGGLVITNRSQYAGDKMKQQHEESSDHSKGKSPTPSPRTATRRYKLLKDVMC, encoded by the exons ATGGGAGATCTTGACACTGTTTGCTGTTTGTGTGGTGATATAGGCTTCCCTGACAAACTCTTTCGCTGCAGCAAGTGCCACAATCGCTTCCAACACTC GTACTGCAGTAGCTTTTATAGAGAATCATCGCAACCGATCGAAGAATGCGATTGGTGTCAAAGTGCCGAAAACAGTTCAAACAGTTCAAACAACCGAAGTTCATCGAAGAAAGCAATGAGTGGCGGACTAGTGATCACTAACCGATCACAGTATGCAGGAGACAAAATGAAGCAGCAACATGAGGAGAGTTCTGATCATAGCAAGGGAAAGAGTCCGACCCCGTCACCGCGAACCGCCACCCGCAGGTACAAGCTTCTCAAGGATGTCATGTGCTAG